The Theobroma cacao cultivar B97-61/B2 chromosome 2, Criollo_cocoa_genome_V2, whole genome shotgun sequence genome includes the window CATAGCTTATTTGTTATAAGATAAGTTGACTTCGGAAGGGTTTAAAGCAAAAGATGTTATCAGTAAGGTTTCTCCCCGACGAAGTTGCCTGGAGGGTCATAGTTGCAACCGATGAAAGTTCCACCATTGCTGCACCTTACCTTAGCACAACCGAGACGAACCGAGCTGCGCCAAACCACCTGAGTGTAATGCCCGCAAACCTTGCCTGGTGCACAAGTGTTAGAGGAGTAATCATAGTCGGCCTTCTCATCAACCCACATCCTCACGGCGTTGGTTCCCGAAAGGTCAGCGCTGCTCATTGCAAGGTTCTCGCCATAAGGTCCACCGGAGTGCACGAGGTTGCAATCGCCAATGTGCTGATTGGCGTAGTTTTGTGCAAAGGCAGCTACGTTGTTGTCCCAAGTCATGGGGCCAACACCGACCGCTGCACGAGCCGTGTTGTGAGCATTGAGGTAGTCTTGAGGGGAGTCTTGGGCATGGGAGGGGAGGACCAAGGCTAAGGCCATGAGACAAGTAAGAGCTAGGAAAACCTTGGCAACCTCCAtcatggttttgaaaatatctaTAATGCTATGCAAATATGTTTAAGCAATTGATGGGAAATGAACAAGTGTCTAAGGGGTATTTATAGCCAATACATGGTGGAAACTATTCGATCAATTTAGCAGGTGAATTTTCACACAATGCTTACTTTTCAAGAtttcttctttattatttacaattttCTCTGGCATTATGAAAGAAATGCTTacctttaaaaacaaaattcaatgaCACATGGATGTTGCTTTCAGGTAATTCGTAATTTAAggatatttatattaaaaaaacctTTGGAggttattttataaatattgattATTGCTTGTTTCGGTTAACCTTCTAGTTaatcaaaaatcaatttaagtcgGAATATTCAAATTCATAATACTTATCAGTCCAAATCTTCTTCTCAAATAAAGAACTTTCCCCTAGATCgaaaataaatgataataaacTGCCTTCAAGGAAGTCGACAGATCTAAAAAGTTTTATGTTTGGTGGTAATATGTACTGAGAATATTGTATTTATCtttaagatatatatttgCAGTTAACTCTTTGGAATAAACATTATATACAATTGTACTGGTTCTTGGTATTAATAATTACTTTACTTTAACCaagcaaaattaaaaatgaatagaTCTACTATTCATGCAACCTGCCTAAATaccaattaatataattgttTGCTCTTATTTTATAATCCATAGTCTTCACCATGGAACACGTATGTTCTCTAGATGCACTATAAGATTTTATGAACCAAAATTGCCAAATAAGATGGACACGGGGCGTCTTGTATACCCAAAGCTAATACACCTAGTATCAATAAGTTTGATTCATTAATAGCAATAGAAAGCTGTTAAATTCCATATTGTATGGCCCATTGCCTAAAAGCAGAATTCCATATTCCCCTTGTGGAAAATGATCGATGCTTCTCTTACTTAATTATCATGGTTGCTCTTCTTCTTCGTCTCCTTTATGATCTAATGACACGATATCAATCCTTAGGATTTTCAAAGCGAAAAGTATAATGTTGCGCTACGTCAAGGATACTACCTTGAAAGAAAACCCTTTTGAAATTAAACGACTTGATTGCCTTGCTTTGCATAGAATCATCCGTTAATTAGGCaatcacatttttttattttgaagttAATAATCTTCTATTCAGCATgacaaaattcttctttagcCGTGCAGAAAAACATGTCGCCGTCTAGCTTGGAAATATCGGGTAACCACGCAAAAAGTAACGtgttggaaaaaaaaacattgagGCCTAGACTCCAACGAACTGTTTGTGAGCTTACTTGACTTTCCAGGGCAGTGGACAACTTTGGTGTgccaatttaatttcaaccTAGTGAAAGTTCTGTAGATATTTTGGACTTTGTTGAAACAGTGGGTTTGTAAATATAAAAGGAATCTCTTCATCTGttgttaatttgttttaaattaaatgttcatttttttaaaaaaaatttaatatgataTCAGAACAAACATTGATCTCATTTGTTTGTTCTTCCATGAAGTCATTTCTTGATTCATCACTTtgttacttttctttttgttcataCCATTTAATTGACTATTCATCACATTCGTTTTGTTTCACTTATTTATGCAAGTAACAATTTTGTTACTCCAATTCAACATCttatttatgaaattgattataattCATTTGGCCAACGTtcataaattgatttttttttaaatatactCAATTATAAATTGACAAATCTTATCTTTTGTTAATCTTTTAATCAATTGATCATAAGAATAAAGAGATTCTCGTTAAACTTATATATCCAGGATACTCTcaacttaataaatataagATTTCTTATAATAGGAGAGGAAAGATAGAATCTATTCTAATACCATGTTGCATTGTTTAAGTCGGACTTCTAACCTAAAactaattgattataaatgaaaaaaccATTGTTATATTTATACGTTCAGAATACTTTCatcgtaatttttttatcactaatttaataattttaaattttactaagaatttttttaaaaaaaaaattgttgatAGTCTTGGATCCAAAAAACTTTTTACTTTTCCACATGAGGGTCGCCATCGCTAGTCGTCAATTACGGGAAATAGACAGATTGATCACTTTTTTCTCTTATGGATCAGGACAGATTGATCTTAAACTTAGGGGAACCCATGTGTGGAAAGTGGAAACGTATAGGTGGTAAATTTGCCCTAGTCCAAAGAAATCGTTAAGAGTCCCTAGGGACTCTTCATGGCTATGTTAGGCATGTATACAAAGAAAATTTGTATGGTCAATGCAGTAGACTTACTTAGAGTCTAAACTTAAAGATGATCTTGCTCTATCCTAAGAAGGTATTAAGAGTTTGATATTTGGAACTTGAACAGGTACATGAATCTTAACGTAAAGTGAATTGTCAATATTGTCATGGACAAATGGACACTTACCTTGTATTGGAGTcaagttttatgttattttattggCCATTTCAACgattttttctcttcataGTTTCCTCTAGGATCGATCTATACCCAAATCTAGAGTTAAATATCTTTACAATTCTTAAGGAGAAATGTAAACGGGGTTGTTCGATTGATGGATTGGTCTTGTGAGGCGGATGGGCGCTCAAATGATAGGGGTGTGCTACAAGGACTGAATGTTCGATACTTGGTGATGAAATTGGTGGCTGctccatttttgtttttttgcaGAGTTACAGAGTTTCCTGGTGTTTGCTGGATTTTTTTCTTGGCTGCTTAGTTGCTTGATTTATGACACTTAGATATTTCTTCTAAGGACAGTCTTTTTTGACTGCTTTTTTTTCGTATTTTCCCTATTTTCATTGAGATTGTTCTACCTTTTagagttttagtttatttataaattgttcaAAATTCACGTTTTGTTTCAATATCACGAGAGAAATGTTTCTTTATGTGTGacttaatttatatttataaatgtaaattggatCTATCTTCTAGAATATAGgccaaaataacaaaagccCAAGTCTCTTCTTGGATGAATCAAATAGTAGTATGTTTCCTTTCAATGTGTTCTCCAATCAAAACATACTAACTTTTTATTGTATGAATGAGTAAAAACTACTCAATTAGTAAGGACGTTCTCCCACGTAGTTCCCTGGAGGATCATAGTTGCATGTCACGAACCACCAGCCACTGTTGCACTCAACTCTAGCACACCCAAGTCGAGTCGAGTTTCGCCAAACCACCTGAGTGTAATGCAAGCACTCTCCTCCAACACATATGTTGGCATCGTAGTTGTAGTAAGGCTTCTCATCGACCCACATTTGTACCGCCTCCGCGCCAGTCAAGGCGTAGGAGGCTTCCGCAATGTTTTCACCGTAGGGTCCGTAGGAATGAACCAGGCCGCAGTCTGCAACCCTTATGTTAGCGTATTCCTGCGCGTAGGCCGCAACCTCGGGGTCCCAAGTCATCGGCCCGACCCCAACCTGTGCACGAGCTGCATCGTGGACGCTGAGGTAGTCTTGAGGGGAGTTCTGGGCGAGGGAAACGTGAACTAGAGTTGAAGCTAATAGGCAAATTGCTAATGAAAATTTGGTTAATCCCATTTTCCTGTCTTGGGAAAAGGCATCGGTTTATTGCAATTTTACATGTTGGTTTATATAGAAATACATTCATAATTATCTGAGTTGTTACATTCCATAAAAGAATGAACAATGTCAGACTGGTTTAATTAACTTTCCAATATATAACTTACCATATATTGATTATGTATGAgagttttttctcttttcccctATTTGTTTCaatatattgaatatttattacCCAAAAGAGGaaccttaattaattataatatcaataaaaataGTGAGACCTTGCCACCTAATAAGCattgattttctttaatttgtcAAGATGAAATTACTTAGTGATGACTTGGTCAATGAACATTGCATTTATTAAAAAGCATAATCTACCCTGGCTAAGATACAATCTAACCAATTGCAACATAGAAAACATTTGCTCTCTGAAAAATGCCAAATCCAAATTTCAAACTTCCACTCCCTCCCCTTATGCAAtcacaaaatttgaataaaaaaaaaaaagaaaaagcaagaaGCAAAAGCAATCCACCATCAACTTTAACTCCAAAACGTCAAACAACCATATATTTTAGTGGCTGGTGGTAATGATATTGTCAGTACTTTCTCCTATCCCATGTGCAAAAGAGACCAACGAGAGATTAATAAAGCTTACATGAATCTGACATTTGTGGCTTTTCTTCGCCGTCCAATGCCAATGATCCTTCTTCCTTTGCAACCCAGCGACAGcatcataaatatttttgctTTCATTTTTCCATGCATGTGGAGACCACAAACCATGCAGTTGCTCACATCTCCTaagttctttttctcttcattttccctCGTctcacaaataaaattaatgttgAATCCCATTAGGTATGGGCTACAAGCTAGCattaatttgatatatattattttgaaaaaaataaaaaattgatattaaaattaaatatcatttagaaattttgccaactttttatttttttcaaaataatatcttATTAATGAAGTGTCAAAATTTGGTAATCTGATCGTATAAAGAAACTATATACTGTCAgtgcataaaataaaaattttttaaaattttgttcaagtttttaattaaaaactaaatgttaaaagttaagaatttaaaggGTTTGCTGCATATACACCGTATCTTTGGAAAGGGGTAGGTAGGTACGTCTTGTTGCTAGCTCGGGGGATTGCTGTATCGTCATACTGAGTCTGCAGTTGCAGCAGACTCGAGTCGATATTTCGTGTATTTTTTTCGATTAGGAATGACAACtgttcaaaaaaaatgaagaggaCAGAGAAGAAAGCACAACAGCCatggcatatatatatatatatatatatatatatatatatatatatatatatatNtatatatatatatatatatattaatttatgcTTCTCTGTAACATACAGAGAAAGATAATTAAACACAGCAGAGATCGTTTCGAGGGCGAGAAAAGCAGAGCAATGGTGTGGTTAATAAGGGCGTTGGCCCTCGATGTTTCCAACAGGATCATAGCTGCAAATAACAAAAACCCAACCATTCTCACACTTAGCTCTGCCGCACCCAAGGTGAACCGATTTGCGCCAGACAACCTGAGTGTAGTGCAGGCAGTCATCACCACCGCTATTGCACGAGTTGGAGGCGTAGTTATAGTCAGGCTTCTCGCTAGCCCACATTTTCAAGGCGTCGACGCCGTTGAGGTTGCCATAGCCTTCAGCGAGGTTCTCACCGTAGGGTCCATATGAATGCTCCAGGTTGCAGTCCCCAACCCTTTTGTTGGCGTAATTTTGGGCGTAAGCCGCCACGGTGTGGTTCCAGACGAGCGGACCGACCCCGACTTTGGCACGAATCGCATTGTGTGCGTTCACCAAGTCTTGGGGGGAATTTTGGGCTAGGGAGAAGGGAACTAGCGTCAGGGTCATGAAGCATGTGGCTAAGAAAAGCTTGGTGACCCACATTTTCACCATGTATGCAAGGCAAAGAAACAGatcaaattaagttttttttttttttatgttttttgatGTAATGAACTGGTGGCTTAGGGGGGTATTTATAGGCAATTCCATGGAAGGTATAGCTTAAAAGGAAGCTAAGAAAACATGGATGTGCCCCAGCAAATCTCGCCGAAATCAGGtcataaaagaataattaagaggagagaagaagaagcaaactgagttttccaaaaaattaaaatataaatcagAATTCACATGCATTCCATAGGAACAGTTAGCATTTTGTCCACTTTAGGACGAATTGCTTTACTAGAGCAAATTAACTGAAAAATCTCTTGCATATGTTTAAACCTATTATTTGGCTAATTGCTGCTTTTCAATCCAAAATCTTTTAGCTAGGATTcgaattttatttatgatcAAAATTGTACTAATCTAACTAATCATCAATAACAATTCCTGTCGACaaaaaacatcattttagacaaattcattaattaattcatcTGCAGTTCAAGAATAGTTAAGATTCGGATAAAGTAACTTCCATATCAATGTCGTTAGAATGCATGTGATTTAGTTCAGTATTGTTCCTTACCTAGAACTAGGCCTTCAAATTTCCTTTATCTAAATCTTCAAGTGACCATGACATTTTAAAGGGAAAgctcaagaaaaataaataataaataaataaataaataaaacaggTCAAAAATCTCAGGCTTCTCTCGGCCTCTTTTGTCACCCTCTCTTATTGTGTAATCACGTGAACACATTTCATTATCTTACTGTACAAAGTTATAGAAATCGAAGGAAAACGATccaattattaaataaagttctATGCTGGTACAAAACAAAAGCAGAGATAAAGATTCAAGAACTCTAATGTTTGGTCGCATATTGAACAAGCAAGTGATGACAGACACACTCATGTGATGATTTAGACCCTACATTTCACGGATGAACATAAGAGATTTCTTTGTTAGATGATGACTTTCTTTACACATGCATATACATGAACATGGTTTTTCAATTGGAAAAGATTCATGCAAAATGAGATGCTAATTATGAGCATATGTAATTATATATGTTGAGCTGCACAAACAAAactaatattttcttttgaaaagcaTAGATCAATTGATTAATAATCGATGGTAAAATGAGTGTTGATTTGAATCTGCTGTCATTGTACTCGTTCATCTTCTAGCTAATGAATGTAACTTTATTTCGTTAAAAGCGATTACTCACCTTATCAGCAATGGATATAtagaatataaatatatgcaATTA containing:
- the LOC108660581 gene encoding pathogenesis-related protein 1-like, with the protein product MMEVAKVFLALTCLMALALVLPSHAQDSPQDYLNAHNTARAAVGVGPMTWDNNVAAFAQNYANQHIGDCNLVHSGGPYGENLAMSSADLSGTNAVRMWVDEKADYDYSSNTCAPGKVCGHYTQVVWRSSVRLGCAKVRCSNGGTFIGCNYDPPGNFVGEKPY
- the LOC18607287 gene encoding basic form of pathogenesis-related protein 1, with the translated sequence MGLTKFSLAICLLASTLVHVSLAQNSPQDYLSVHDAARAQVGVGPMTWDPEVAAYAQEYANIRVADCGLVHSYGPYGENIAEASYALTGAEAVQMWVDEKPYYNYDANICVGGECLHYTQVVWRNSTRLGCARVECNSGWWFVTCNYDPPGNYVGERPY
- the LOC108660577 gene encoding pathogenesis-related leaf protein 6-like, which codes for MVKMWVTKLFLATCFMTLTLVPFSLAQNSPQDLVNAHNAIRAKVGVGPLVWNHTVAAYAQNYANKRVGDCNLEHSYGPYGENLAEGYGNLNGVDALKMWASEKPDYNYASNSCNSGGDDCLHYTQVVWRKSVHLGCGRAKCENGWVFVICSYDPVGNIEGQRPY